A region of Channa argus isolate prfri chromosome 8, Channa argus male v1.0, whole genome shotgun sequence DNA encodes the following proteins:
- the comp gene encoding cartilage oligomeric matrix protein, giving the protein MLSFLMLTFALCMGGRVAAGQRDGEIISQIKMTNFALAEIKDLLKQQIKEIVFLKNTVMECEACGMGGLHPRPSCEPNPCHPGVKCMVTLQGIKCGPCPDGMEGNGTHCTDVDECTVMPCHMGVRCINTSPGFRCGSCPAGYTGPQVQGVGLAYATANKQVCKDINECESPNKGGCVENSVCMNTPGSYRCGPCKMGYAGDQRGGCKPERACGNGQPNPCHASADCIVHREGTIECQCGVGWAGNGYLCGSDIDIDGFPDEKLDCPERNCNKDNCLTVPNSGQEDADNDGTGDACDEDADGDGIPNTQDNCVFVPNVDQRNIDDDDFGDACDNCLAIKNNDQKDTDVDKFGDECDEDIDGDGIPNHLDNCRRVPNADQKDRDGDKVGDACDSCPYVPNPDQLDVDNDLIGDPCDTNKDSDGDGHQDSRDNCPAVINSSQLDTDKDGKGDECDEDDDNDGIPDLLPPGPDNCRLIPNPLQEDSDGDGVGNVCEKDFDNDKVIDNIDVCPENAEVTLTDFREYQTVVLDPEGDAQIDPNWVVLNQGREIVQTMNSDPGLAVGYTAFSGVDFEGTFHVNTVTDDDYAGFIFGYQDSSSFYVVMWKQVEQIYWQANPFRAVAEPGIQLKAVKSNTGPGENLRNSLWHTGDTSDQVKLLWKDARNVGWKDKTSYRWFLQHRPADGYIRVRFYEGPKMVADTGVIIDATMRGGRLGVFCFSQENIIWANLRYRCNDTLPEDFDSYTAQQVQLVA; this is encoded by the exons atggAGAAATTATTAGTcagataaaaatgacaaacttcGCCCTTGCTGAGATTAAAGACCTGCTGAAACAACAG ATAAAAGAAATAGTATTCCTGAAGAACACTGTTATGGAGTGTGAAGCCTGTG GGATGGGTGGGTTGCACCCTCGTCCATCCTGTGAACCCAACCCCTGCCACCCGGGGGTGAAGTGTATGGTAACACTTCAGGGAATAAAGTGTGGACCGTGTCCTGACGGCATGGAGGGAAATGGCACCCATTGCACTGATGTGGATGAG TGTACAGTGATGCCATGTCACATGGGTGTGCGCTGCATTAACACCTCCCCGGGTTTCCGCTGTGGTTCCTGTCCTGCTGGGTACACAGGCCCTCAGGTCCAGGGGGTTGGCCTCGCCTACGCTACTGCCAACAAACAG GTGTGCAAGGATATCAATGAGTGTGAAAGCCCAAATAAAGGAGGCTGTGTGGAGAACTCTGTCTGTATGAACACCCCT GGCTCATACAGGTGTGGGCCCTGTAAGATGGGCTATGCTGGTGATCAGCGAGGTGGCTGTAAGCCCGAGAGAGCCTGTGGGAACGGACAACCCAATCCCTGCCATGCCAGTGCAGACTGCATCGTCCATCGGGAGGGTACAATCGAGTGTCAG TGTGGAGTTGGATGGGCTGGCAACGGCTACCTCTGTGGTTCTGACATTGACATTGATGGTTTTCCCGATGAGAAACTGGATTGTCCTGAGAGGAACTGTAATAAG GACAATTGTCTCACTGTGCCCAACTCTGGTCAAGAAGATGCAGACAATGATGGAACTGGAGACGCCTGTGATGAGGACGCAGATGGAGATGGAATCCCCAACACACAG GACAACTGTGTATTTGTCCCTAACGTGGACCAGAGGAacattgatgatgatgactttGGAGATGCCTGTGACAACTGCCTTGCCATCAAAAACAACGACCAGAAGGACACAGATGTAGACAAATTTGGGGATGAGTGTGATGAAGATATTGATGGAGATG GAATCCCTAACCACCTGGATAACTGCAGAAGGGTTCCCAATGCCGACCAGAAAGATCGAGATGGAGACAAAGTTGGAGATGCCTGCGACAGCTGTCCTTACGTTCCAAACCCTGACCAG TTGGACGTGGACAACGATTTGATCGGAGACCCCTGTGACACCAACAAGGACAG TGATGGTGATGGTCATCAAGACTCCCGAGACAACTGCCCAGCtgtcatcaacagctctcagcTGGATACCGACAAAGATGGCAAGGGAGACGAATGTGACGAGGATGATGACAACGATGGCATCCCAGATCTGCTGCCACCTGGTCCTGATAACTGCCGACTGATCCCCAACCCTCTGCAGGAGGACTCAGACG GTGATGGAGTTGGCAACGTTTGTGAGAAGGATTTTGACAACGACAAAGTCATCGACAACATCGATGTTTGCCCAGAAAATGCTGAGGTCACCCTCACTGACTTCAGGGAGTACCAGACGGTTGTTTTAGATCCAGAGGGAGATGCACAAATCGACCCCAACTGGGTGGTGCTGAACCAG GGAAGAGAGATTGTCCAGACTATGAACAGTGATCCTGGGCTGGCTGTTG GTTACACTGCTTTCAGTGGTGTGGATTTTGAAGGGACATTTCATGTAAACACGGTAACGGATGACGACTACGCTGGATTTATCTTCGGCTACCAGGACAGCTCCAGTTTCTACGTAGTGATGTGGAAACAGGTGGAACAGATCTACTGGCAGGCAAACCCATTTAGAGCTGTGGCAGAACCTGGCATCCAACTGAAG GCTGTGAAGTCAAACACGGGTCCAGGAGAGAACCTACGGAACTCCCTGTGGCACACCGGTGACACCAGCGACCAGGTGAAGCTCCTGTGGAAAGATGCTCGCAACGTTGGCTGGAAGGACAAGACTTCATACCGGTGGTTCCTCCAACACCGGCCCGCTGACGGCTATATCAG GGTTCGCTTCTATGAGGGCCCTAAGATGGTGGCCGACACAGGCGTCATCATAGATGCCACGATGAGAGGAGGCCGACTTGGAGTGTTCTGCTTCTCCCAGGAGAACATCATTTGGGCCAACCTGCGATATCGCTGCAATG ACACTCTTCCTGAGGACTTTGACAGCTACACAGCCCAGCAGGTCCAGCTGGTGGCATGA